The genomic region TTCGCTCGGAAAATCTTTGGATTTTACGTCGGTGATATAATGCTCTACGGAGTGTTTTATGTCATCAAAGAGGTTCATATATCTTCTCAGAAAACGGGGATTAAACTCCTTATTTATCCCCAGCATATCGTGCAATACCAATACCTGTCCATCGGTTCCGGGACCAGCACCAATTCCAATGGTAGGAATCTTTATACTTTGAGAAACCTCTCTTGCCAGCTTAGCAGGAATTTTCTCAAGAACAATAGAGAAACAACCGATACTTTCCAGCAACACGGCATCTTCTCTCAAACGCGTTGCTTCTCCCTCTTCTTTGGCCCTCACTACATACGTTCCAAATTTATATATCGACTGTGGTGTAAGTCCCAGATGGCCCATGACAGGAACACCTGCAGATACAATCCGCTCTATCGCCTCTTTTACCTCACGACCACCCTCCAGCTTGACAGCATGAGCTCCGGTTTCTTTCATGATACGTATGGCGGAATTTAAAGCTTCCTTAGAATTACCCTGGTAAGAACCAAATGGAAGATCCACCACTACCAAAGAGCGACGAACTGCTCTTACAACAGATGCCGCGTGATAAATCATCTGCTCTAAAGTAATGGGCAGCGTAGTTTCATGTCCGGCCATGACATTACTGGCAGAATCTCCAACAAGGATGACATCCATTCCCGCTGCATCAATGATTTTAGCCATACTGAAGTCATAGGCCGTAAGCATGGCTATCGGCTCACCATGTCTTTTCATTTCCAATAAAGTATGCGTGGTAATCTTTCGAACTTCTCCCTGTGTTGACATTACGTGTGAGTTTATGAGATAATAGGTAATGAAAAGAAATTAATTTTCTTTAGGCAAAACGAATATATTTTTATCTTCAACCGGCTTAGAACTATTCTTATTGTCAGTCTTTGACTTTCCTATGGGCTCGTTTTTGATGATTGCATTCAAAGTTCGAATCGAGTCTTTTAAGGAAGTATTTTGTTTTGTTAATTCATCAGCTCTCAATTTCTCAGCCTTCAGATTTTTTGACAATGAAATAACGACATCACCACTTTCATTGCCTTTCACCATTTCCTTGTACTTATTCAAATCAGCATTTATAAGTTGGAGGGAATCAAAACTTGCATCCTTTTGTTTTATCTTTTTTTCAAGCTGTGCCACCCGGGTTTCATAACCTGCTTTCATCTTAATTTGCTCCATCTCCATGCCTTTAAACGAATCCATCCTTTCCCTCAAATCACTGTTCTCCTCCTGCAGTTTATTGAGTTGCGATTTCAAATCAATAATGGATTCTGCAAGCGCGATAAGATCATTCTCATTGGAATTGTCCTCCTTCGTTTTCCCTTCCTGTTGTGCCTCAGCCAAATTTTTATCGTTAGTAAAAATATAGACGAAATCAATTTTTCCCATCGCACCCGGACCGATTATGAATCCGAGGTTCCCTTCATTATATGCTATCTCAGAAAAGCTTAACAAAATATTATTGTTCAGATAGAGATCATACTTTTTATCAAAAGTTCTGACTTCAAAGAGATTTGCCATGTTTATGGGTTTCAACAGACTTGTTTTAGACCATCCGCCATCTTTTGGATTTCCTGTGAGATATTCGTACCCGCTTCCACTAATCTGTCTAAGACGATATTGTTGTTGTTGGTTGATTTCAAAAATAAATCCTCCCTTTCCACCGGGTTGTGCCATAAAAACACAACCAATACTACCATCCTGATCATTACTCTTGACCAGCTTCAATGAAGTTACAAATCTGAAATTTGAAAAAGGTTGGTCAAATTCACCGATTACTGCAAAAGGAGAGAGCTTTGATTTACGCTGAAGTATATATTCGCCCTCCTGCATAATGAGCATATTTTCACTGTTTGAAACTATCGCCCACTCCGTAGCAGAGGAGTCAAATGTCTCTTGATACAGCGGATATTCAAATCGCTCCAACACTTGAGCTTTAATTCCAACCGGTCGGGATTGCGAAAAAACATAAACAGGAAACATCAGATAAAAGAGCACAGTCAGAATGTAGTTTTTTCGCATTTCCATCTTGTAATCTACAAAGGTACAAATGCTATTTGAATTAGAAACCGGAAAAGCAAAATGCTCTTCCGGTTTCTAATTGAAGCGGTCTACCGTGGATTTCAATACGATTTCCCGATAAAAGGTGTTGATTTTTATTCAATTATTCAAATCATGTTTTGCAAGACCATCTATCTTCAAAATCTGATTTGAAATTAACGACTTTTGATATAACGAATGGCATCCAGAAGTTTACCCTCACTCATGATGGAGACAAGATAGACGCCTTGTGCCAGATTTTCAGTGCCATAGCCGAAAGCTCCATCAGAAGATAATTGTCCGGCATATAAGACACGTCCGGTAATGTCCAGAATCCTGATTTCGGGATTTCTGCCATTTAAATCTTCTTTCAAGCGAATTCGAAATGCACCATTACCCGGATTAGGATAGATGCTAAAGAGACTACCGCTTTTCACTTCATTCAATGACTGGGTGCCCTCTGTTACAGAGAACTTATCAAAACCACCTTCGAGATAATTTCCTGAAGCTGCCTTATCCGAAATGTATACCCGTAGTTTCATTGTAGTTCCCGGCGTAATGAAATTTAACACCCGGAAACTACTATTCACCCATGTACCCACACCGGGATTGGAAAAACTGACTGATTCAAGTTGTACGGATGCAACACCATTTTCAAGAGAAATAAACATAGTATCTCTGGAAGCCAGGGGTACACTTGGAGGACAAGCAAACCATCGTGAATAGTTAATATATGGATCAGCATAAGTACTTAGATCAAAAAAAGGAGAAACTAATTCTGTATAGCCATCGTCTACGTTATCATTGCTGGGTGAACCACCTCCGTTACCTGTTACAAATGCAAATTCTCCACAATCGTTTGAAACATCAAATCCCGGATTTAAGGGTATCGCACCCAAACTTGTCGCTACAGGAATTCCTCTTTCCCAATCACCATTTGACACGGTTGAATTTACCGTCCATCCCAGATCAGTGATAAAATCATCATAGTAACCTGAACTTAAAGATAAAACTACAGGCGCCTGACCGTCTACAAAAACACTCTGGCAAAATGAATTATGCCCCCAACTTGTGGCCGTAATATCCATCATCCCTGAACTTAACGTAGTGAAGCTGAAATTTCCGGAACCATCCGCGATTGTAAATGCAGTGTTGTCACCGTCATTTGCAAATACTGAAGCACCGGGAATAGGATTCCCGCTTCCTTGTTCTGTGACAGTTCCTAAAAGTACGAATGGAGAAAGAACTACGTTCAACAAAGTCAATTGTCCATTGGTTAATACTACACCCTGAAGTGTTTTTGTGATATAGCCCGGTTTTCTGAATTCTATATCAAATGTACCGGCGCTGGCCAGTCCTGTTTTAAAGTCTCCTGATAAATTCGTTTTGCTTTTTTTATCAGTTGGAAGGATGCTTACATTGACATTCGATAAGGGCAAGCCGGTAATAGAATCCGTAACATTCCCTTCCAGGTAGCAGGCGCGTACATAATTGGGCTCTAAAACATAAACACCGCCATCCACATCTGCGACTATGATATTACCACTGGGCAGATAGGGGGAGGCATCCCAGCATAAATAACTACCGGTTGGATAAGAGGCAATTTCTATGATATTATCGGGTCTTGCCGCATCACAAATGGTAAGTTGACTTCCATAACTTGGATTGATTAAAAAATCATTCAACACTCTCACATTATGAACTTCACTGGCAGGCATACTATCAGTAAAATATTCATCCACCAATTTTATATTTCCAAGATTACTCACATCAAAGGATCCCAATGGTTTATTGGGCAATTCATCAGTAGTAAACAAGAACTGAGAATTATCTGAAAGCCATGTATTATGACAAAACTGACCGGGAGTACTTTGAGTGGCCAGCAATACGGGATTTGTTTTATCAGAGATGTCTACGACACTGAACAATCCGGCATAAATCTCACCTGCCCACAAGGTATCTCCTCTGATGTAGCCGTCATGAATATAATTCAGATTATACTGTCCGACGTAAACCGGATTCCAGGGATCAGCAAGGTCAAGGATAACAGCACCACCGGCAGCAAGGCCGCCACCAGTGCCGAAGACATACGCATATCCGTCAGTGACCGCAATCGTATGAGCTGTGCCCAGCTGGTTGTTTATTAAACCATCTCCATAATAATGTTTAGACGGGACAGAATCCGGGAGATAACTAAGGTCAATGATCATCACACCACCACCACCTTCACTCACTGCATAGGCATACTTTCCGGCTGTTTTCACTTCTCTCCATAAACTGGACTGACCGGGCAGAGCAGGAACAGATAGAATCTCAATTGGGTTTGTCGCAACGGTTACATCGACAATAGCAAGACGATCATTCACACCTACCAATGCATATTCATTACCCAGCGAATCAACATAATGCCAAATACCGGCACAAGTATTTGAAGGATAGGGGAGATGACCTTTCAAATTTAAGTTAAACTGAGCCGTCGCAATAGTTTGAAGAAATAACAATAGCATTAAACTGTATACTTTATTCATAATTGTTTTGGGATTTTTGGTATTCAAATGTAGGTTTAAATCTCTGAATACTTACAGAAAATCCAATGAAATAATCAATAAAGTGTAAAAAAAACGAGATGGGATGTTGTTAAGTTATTCTGAAACAAATATCAAAAATTCGATTTGCAATCAAAATACTAAATTTCTTCCATACAACGGCTAATCTTTTGTTCCAATTGCTTTGAAATACCGACCAAAGGCAATCGAACAAAATCGTCTGTGATCTCCAATTGCTTGAGAACATATTTAATACCTGCAGGGCTTCCTTCAGCAAACAGCAATGGTATTAATGGTAATAAATCATAGTGCAATTGTTGTGCTCTTTTCATCTCAAACTTTAACGCATTACGAACCATTTCGGAGGTTTGCTTCGGATAGGCATTTGCAACTACAGAAATCACCCCATCTGCACCAGCCGCCAGAAGAGGAAGGGTGAGACCATCATCCCCGGAAATCACCAAAAAGCCATTAGATCTTTGACGGATAATAGACATAATTTGTTCAACATTTCCACTCGCCTCTTTTACTCCAATAATATTAGATTGAGATCCGGCTATTTCCAGCGTTGTTTCGGCCAAAATATTGGAGCCTGTACGACCGGGCACATTGTAAATAATTACCGGAACAGGAGCTTCTTCAGCAATTACCTTATAATGTTGGACAATGCCCTTTTGAGATGGCTTATTATAGTAGGGAGAAACGGAAAGGATTGCTGAAATTCCTTCAAAGTCAGATTGCCTGATTTTTTCAAGTATTTCTTGTGTGTTATTTCCACCAAGACCGAGAACAACCGGCAAACGGTTCGCATTTGTTTCCAAAACACAATCAACAACAGCCTTCTTCTCATTCATATTCAATGTCACACTTTCACCCGTGGTTCCCAGTGGAACGAGGTATTCACATTTACCTTTGATGATATGTTCAACCAAGCGGGAGAGTGATTTAAAATCAACGCTGCCATTTTTATGAAATGGAGTAACAATTGCAACGCCCGTCCCGGTAAGTTTTTTAATGAGCTGATTCATAATTAAAGGATTTTAAATAATGATTTACCTGTTCAACAAATTGAGAAAATGTTAATGTATCTGAAACACTCAGCATAAAATCATAAAACGGAACAGCCAGGCGATCGTACTTTCCTATTTTAAATCCGGCATTGGAGCTGGCAACTATATATCTGAAAGGGATACTATTTCCTGTATGTAGATCGATTAAAATATCAAATTCACGATGAACAAAATTTTTAACAACAGGAGCAATGGGTTTATAATACCAATTAAGGTCTTTCCGGGTAAAAAAATCAAGACCTAATTTTGAAAATCGCATCGGTGGCAACTCCTTATCATCAAAGTACCCTAGTGCGAGCACTTCTTTATGATCCTGCTCTCTCATCATCTTTACATACTTCCTTACCAACTCAAAATGTTTTTCATTGGTTGAATCATACAAAATGCCGATAGACTTTGCTTCTTCAAAAGAAACCAAACGTCTGTTATGACGATCGCTTCTATACTCCCTCAGAAACAAATACCGGCCAATTTTCTGACGGAATGATTTCTTCATTTTTACGTCTTTAGGGTATAAAATTAATAATTTAATAATAACATGGGAAATAGCTATAAATTGAACCAGCAAATTATAAACCTGTATTTAGACGTGGCATAAATCATTTATAAAAGTGAATAAACGCTGCTACTTATACTTTCATTAAAAGTTAACTTATTCTATATCATCAAAAAAACCATGAATAGCGCTAATTCCCGGACATTCCAATCAACTCCATAAAGGCCTCTTCATTCAATATTTTCACGCCAAGTTCAGTTGCCTTTTCCAATTTACTCGGACCACAATCACTACCGGCAAGTAAAATGGACGTCTTCTTAGTCACACCTGAACCAACTTTTCCGGCATTTTCTTCAATTATGCGCTTATAATCTTCTCTGGAATGCTTTTCGAAAGTACCGGTAATAACAACAGTTAATCCTTTTAAGATTTCACTCACTTTAAGGGTTTGTTCGCTTTCGGAAATTTCAAATCTTAATCCGGCATTTTTAAGCCGATTGATTATTGTTCTGTTCTTTTCGTCTGCAAAATATTCCAATATACTTGCTGCTATTTTTTCTCCCACTTCAGGAGCCTCCATCAATTGAAACGATGTGGCATGAGCTATAGCATCCATATTGTGAAAATGAAGTGCCAGCTTCTTTGCAACAGTATCGCCTACAAATCGAATTCCGATAGCGAATAATACTCTGCCAAATGGAACAGCTTTTGACTTGTTGATCCCATCAATAATATTTCCTGCAGATTTCTCTTTAAATCTATCCAGTTTCATAATAGCCTGCGCCGTCAGTGAATAGATATCGGCAACATCTTTCAATAAGCCTTTTGCAACAAACAAATCAATAGTCTCAGAACCGAGTCCTTCAATGTTCATTGCTTTTCTGGAAGTAAAATGTTCTATTCTCCCTCTAATTTGTGGCGGACAACCACTTTCGTTCGGGCAATAATGCTGGGCTTCCCCGTCTTTGCGAATAAGCTTAGTTCCGCATTCAACACATTCTTCTATAAATCTCACGGGTTTCGCACCCTCTTTTCTTTTTGAAATATCAACTCCGGTAATCTTTGGGATAATTTCACCACCCTTCTCCACAAAAACGATGTCCTCATAATGCAAATTCAGTTTTTCAATTTGATCTGCATTATGAACAGAAGCCCTTTTCACAGTAGTTCCGGCAAGAAGTACAGGTTCGAGATTAGCAACTGGAGTGATAGCCCCGGTTCTTCCCACCTGGTAACTAATGCTGAGCAGCCGGGTTGATACAGATTGAGCTTTATACTTGTAAGCAATGGCCCAGCGTGGTGATTTAGCAGTAAAACCGAGTTCTTCCTGTTGTCGGAAACTATTCACTTTCAATACTACGCCATCTATATCAAAAGGCAATTCTTCCCGGGCAGCTTCCCAATATGTAATATATTGAAACACCTCCTCTATACTTTTGCAAACACGTCTGTCTCCGGAAATTTTAAATCCCCAGGATGCTGCCTTTTGTAATGACTCTTCATGAGTTGAAAAGGGTAACTGATCACCATAAACGGCATATAAAAAACAATCCAGCTTTCTTCTTGCCACTTCGGCACTATCCTGCAATTTCAAAGTACCTGCAGCAGAATTTCGCGGATTGGCAAAAGGCGTTTCTCCAATATCCACCCGCTCTTCATTAATTTTTTTAAATATGGCTAGCGGTAGAATAATCTCTCCTCTGATCTCGATATTTTCAGGGTAATTATTCCCTCTTAATGTTAGCGGAATTGATTTGATCGTCTTTACATTCGATGTGACGTCATCTCCCTGTACACCATCGCCCCGTGTTAAGGCTTGTACCAGTTTACCTTTAGAATAGGTAAGGCCAATGGCCACACCATCAAATTTTAGTTCACAAACATACTCCAGCGACTCCCCGGCCAAAGTCTTTTCAATACGCTCATGGAATTCCCGTAAATCCTGTTCCGAATAGGTATTTCCCAGTGAAAGCATGGGATACTTATGTTTAACAGTTTTAAAATCTTTCGTAATGGTTCCTCCAACCCGCTGAGTGGGTGAATCGGAAAGTTGTAAGTCCGGAAATTGTTTCTCAAGTGTGATTAATTCGTCTAAAAGCATATCAAAATCTCTGTCCGAAATTTCAGGTTCAGCTAATACATAATACTTGAAATTATGTTCATTTATCGCAGCAGTAAGTTCTATGATTTTTTTTTCAGCTGATTCCTTGTTCATTGTATATTACCAATAGGCCCGAAAATAGATCAATCGGGTGAATAAGTGTGTCTTTACTGCTAAATTACAATAATTACAAAGATTTTACAGTGATTTTATAATGTTTAAACATATAATTTGTATAATTGGCATTCACTGTTGTCCGGTTAAAACAAAAGTCGGTTGTTCTGATAGTTGAACTATCTGATTTCCAATTGAGGGTTGTTGAATAGAAGAAAGTAAGCCCTTGTTAAAATCACGAATCTTCGAAAAGAAGTATTTGTTTGGCTTGATGATCTTTGTTTCGTCGCAGAGCTTTTTCAGGAGAGGTTAAAAATTGCCATATATCGATATACGTGGCCAAATGCATTCGAATCATAGAGCTAAGATTAGAGAGTGACCATATTCTTTTTTTTACTGATTTCTTGACTACTTTTATAAGTAAGTCAGCAATTAGAGAGCACCAGATTTGTATCCTTATTGCATTTTCAGAATCACCCAAAAAATACTTTAACTGATAATTTTGTTTTATGCTTTTAAAGGTAGTCTCTATTTGCCACCTTTTTTTGTACAATCCAGCTATATTAGAAGGACTAAATCGCTCATGATTGGTAACAAATTCAAAATGCCGCTGCTTCTCCGTGTCCCAGAATAAAACTCTTCTTGCCAGAATTACTTCTGTACCTTTAAAAGTGCCTCGGCCTAATAAAATCTTTTGATCAGACAGGACACCTGCCTTTTTCTGTTTTTCATTCACATTAAATTCTTCTAATACTTGATAAACCGAATCACTTCTCATTCTAGTCACCCACCATACCCCCTGTTCAGTCCATTTTTGCCATTGACGGTAGTTGAAATACCCTCTGTCAAAGACCAGTATTGAACCTTTTTCGGCTATTACTTTTGAAAGGAAAACACGATCATTTTCCTTGGCCGGGGTTAAGTAAACTATATCGGGTATGCCATGAATTGGATTCAACATTACATGGGCCTTAACACCTCCTTTGCGCTTCCCGTCTTTGGAAAAGCAACCGGCTCCACCCATCACGTCACTAAAGAGTTCAAACGTTGTAGAATCGATTAAAAGCAATCGGGAATCAATATCGTTGGATCTGCGGCTGTCCGGTAAACTGGATCTGGAATACATCTTCACTAAGTCATGGAATAACTGCTCGAAAAATTGAGCAGATCGCCGTTGATTGGCCTCTGACAGGGTACTCCTTTTGGGGTATGATTTGACCCCCTAAATGTTTTAAGCGATGCTCCCAGGCCTGCATTCCGGTAACGACTTCTCTTATTGACGTACATCGTTGAAAAACACAGAACAACATGGACACCAAATGTTCATAGGTGCTAAAGCTTTTTACATACCGATTTGTTTGATAATGGCTTGACAGCCGAGACACCATCTCTCTGGGAATTAACTTTAAAAGCTGCGTAAAGATCGGCTGTCCGGTAAAACTTGTACTTTTGCTCATGATGATACTGTTTTAAGCGCAACTCAAAACTAATCATCTTTAAGGGAGGAGAAATCTTCCCTTTTATTTTTTACATTTTTATACTTTCCCCGGACAACAGTGAATTGGCATTCCAAACCAAATAATATATTAAATATGAAAAGAACCTTTACTCTAAGTTCAATATTTCTGGTAACCATTATTATTCTACTGCAGACCAGTGGAAATGAGGCGATCAGTAACAACACTGGTGCTCCGGCCGGCAGGACAGGATCTCCATTTGACAATGCAACTTGTGCAGCATCAAATTGTCATGCCGGATCCGCGACTGTTTCACCAACACAAATTATCAGTTCAAACATTCCTGTAACGGGCTATGTCCCCGGTCAGACTTACACGATAACGGCATCGCCTGCACAAACAGGAATCAATAAATATGGTTTCCAGATCTCGCCCATGAATGCCAGTGGTGCGTTACAGGGAAGTATTGTGGTTACAAACCCCTCTACTACTAAAATTGTCAGTACGAAATATATTACACATACTTCAAGTGGTACAGCCGGAACAGGAGGACGAACATGGTCGTTCAATTGGGTAGCTCCTGTTGCGGGTACAGGGAATGTGACGTTTTATGGTGCTTTTAATTTCTCAAACGGAAATTCACAATCCAATGGTGACATCATCCGCACCAACACGCTCACGGTTTCCGAAGATCAGGGAACTGCAGGAATTTCTTCCGTAGAGGGTGATCCATTTAACACCATACTTTTTCCAAATCCCGTGATCAATGAGGCGACATTACGATTGAACCTGATCGATAATTCTCCGGTCAGCATTCAATATCTCGATATCACCGGAAAGAGTCTTTCTGAAAAGATCACTTACACCGGCAGACCCGGTTTACAGGACTTTAATATTACGGTTCCTGCCCATTTAGAGACAGGAATTTACCGGTTACTGGTTAGCGTTGGTGATCAACAAGCATTGAAATCGTTCTATAAAAAATAAAAAGTCACTTCATCAAAAAAGGCTGATTCCGGAAGGGTCAGCCTTTTTTTTAGTACTACGTTAATTCTAGTATACTCTGGTAAAACTATAGGAACCGGGTGGTGTTACGATCAGCGGCACTTTTTCAACTAGAACCGTGCTGGAATCAAGTCCAAAAGCTTTTTCTTCGCTCAGGCTCATTCTCTTCATAAAAAAATATATATTCAGAATAAACTTTGTATAAAACTTAAGCGTGTTTTCGTAGGATAAAAATTTCTCCATAACAATAAAGCGGAAATCTCCTGCAAGATGTTCTTTATTCAGGGACGCATAGCGACTGGTAATGTCAACTTCTTTTCTTTCCACCAATTCCTGAACCACCTGACGAAACATGAGATTAATTCTCGGCTCAATGCGAAATCCGATTTTAAACCGCACATGTACAATTTTATCTTCTACCAATTCCTTCACACTATACTCCAGGGTATAAGGTTCATCTACAACATCTACATGCACTAGCCAGTAAACATCAGCCCGCTTAGGTTGCTTTTGAAGAATGGAGTAAATGATTTTATTTTCAACTTCCTTATCGGTTCTGGCGCTCGTCAAATAAACAAGATGAGTAGCGTATTTCGGGATAGTTTCATCCTTGCTCACATCCGAGATGATTTCAAAATACTTCTCGAGCTTTACAAATTCAACCATGCCGGTTCTGATCTTTCGTGCTTCATACCATACCCACATGATAGCCACAATTACTGCCAGAATGATTATAGTAACATATCCTCCATGAGAGAACTTACTGAGATTCGCCACCAGGAAAGCGATTTCTATGCACATTAAAACAACAAAAATAAATCCAATCAATACCCGATTGTATTTTTTCAGATAGAGATAGTAGGTTAAAAGCAATGTTGTCATGAGCATTGTAATAATGATAGAAAGTCCATAAGCAGCTTCCATCTTCGACGATTGCTGGAAATAAAGTACGATTCCAATACATCCTAAACAGAGTAACCAGTTGATAGTGGGGATATATAACTGTCCTCTTAAATCGGTGGGATATTCTATTCTTCCCTTTGGAAGAAAATCAAGGCGCATTCCTTCATTAATGAGTGTAAAAATACCACTGATAAAAGATTGACTGGCAACGATTGCAGCAGAAGTGGCTATGATAATTCCGGTCAGTACAAACCAATCCGGCATCAGCGCATAAAAGGGTTTTATCCCTTCAATTGCTTTGCCGGTGTGATTTAAGAGCCAGGCGCCCTGTCCAAAATAATTTGCAAGTAAAGCTACCTTCACAAATCCCCAACTCACTCTGATATTATTCCTGCCACAATGTCCTAAATCAGTATATAAAGCTTCTGCTCCTGTAGTACATAAAAATACCGCACCGAGTATCCAGAAGCCCTCCGGATAGGAGGTAAGCAGGTGATATGCATAATAGGGATTTATTGCTTTAAATACAACCGGATTCTCAAAGATGGCAATCACTCCTAAGATTAATAACATCGAAAACCAAACCAACATGACCGGACCAAAAAATCGTCCAACGAATCTTGTACCGAACTGTTGAATAAAAAACAAAGCAAAAATGATAAAGGTGACAATTGGAACAGTCGGAATATCCGGGTTGATTACTTTAAGTCCCTCAATAGCGGAAGAAACCGAAATAGGAGGGGTAATAATTCCATCTGCCAACAAAGCAGCCCCTCCAATCATAGCGGGAATGGCTAACCATTTGATATGCATTTTGCGCACCAATGCATACAATGAAAAAATTCCGCCTTCACCTTTATTGTCAGCCCGAAGCGTGAGAATGATATACTTTAAGGTAGTCAGAATGGTTAGTGTCCAAAATACGCAGGAAAGCCCCCCTAAAACTAAACTTTCTTCAATCGGCTTTGATCCTATAACAGCACTCATCACGTAGAGTGGTGAAGTACCAATGTCGCCATACACTATTCCAAGTGTTACCAACATACCGGCAGTAGTAACTTTGGAGTGATTGATATGCCCGCTGGCCATTTCCCGAATATATACTGATTAGCTTATTGGACGCTTTGATTAGTTGTCCGCAATCTCTTTTCGTCTGCGTGATTTTTTTACGGGAGTAATATCCTTTACCGTTTCCTCAATAGTCGTTTCAAAATCAGCCAACACGTTCATATAATAAATATAGGCATCGTAAGGAGAATCATATGGACTGAAGTACTTATGTACATCTCCATCGCTCCAGAACTTAGTACACATGTAATAGAAATGGTCACTT from Bacteroidota bacterium harbors:
- the panB gene encoding 3-methyl-2-oxobutanoate hydroxymethyltransferase — protein: MSTQGEVRKITTHTLLEMKRHGEPIAMLTAYDFSMAKIIDAAGMDVILVGDSASNVMAGHETTLPITLEQMIYHAASVVRAVRRSLVVVDLPFGSYQGNSKEALNSAIRIMKETGAHAVKLEGGREVKEAIERIVSAGVPVMGHLGLTPQSIYKFGTYVVRAKEEGEATRLREDAVLLESIGCFSIVLEKIPAKLAREVSQSIKIPTIGIGAGPGTDGQVLVLHDMLGINKEFNPRFLRRYMNLFDDIKHSVEHYITDVKSKDFPSELEQY
- a CDS encoding choice-of-anchor B family protein, which translates into the protein MNKVYSLMLLLFLQTIATAQFNLNLKGHLPYPSNTCAGIWHYVDSLGNEYALVGVNDRLAIVDVTVATNPIEILSVPALPGQSSLWREVKTAGKYAYAVSEGGGGVMIIDLSYLPDSVPSKHYYGDGLINNQLGTAHTIAVTDGYAYVFGTGGGLAAGGAVILDLADPWNPVYVGQYNLNYIHDGYIRGDTLWAGEIYAGLFSVVDISDKTNPVLLATQSTPGQFCHNTWLSDNSQFLFTTDELPNKPLGSFDVSNLGNIKLVDEYFTDSMPASEVHNVRVLNDFLINPSYGSQLTICDAARPDNIIEIASYPTGSYLCWDASPYLPSGNIIVADVDGGVYVLEPNYVRACYLEGNVTDSITGLPLSNVNVSILPTDKKSKTNLSGDFKTGLASAGTFDIEFRKPGYITKTLQGVVLTNGQLTLLNVVLSPFVLLGTVTEQGSGNPIPGASVFANDGDNTAFTIADGSGNFSFTTLSSGMMDITATSWGHNSFCQSVFVDGQAPVVLSLSSGYYDDFITDLGWTVNSTVSNGDWERGIPVATSLGAIPLNPGFDVSNDCGEFAFVTGNGGGSPSNDNVDDGYTELVSPFFDLSTYADPYINYSRWFACPPSVPLASRDTMFISLENGVASVQLESVSFSNPGVGTWVNSSFRVLNFITPGTTMKLRVYISDKAASGNYLEGGFDKFSVTEGTQSLNEVKSGSLFSIYPNPGNGAFRIRLKEDLNGRNPEIRILDITGRVLYAGQLSSDGAFGYGTENLAQGVYLVSIMSEGKLLDAIRYIKSR
- a CDS encoding 4-hydroxy-tetrahydrodipicolinate synthase, encoding MKKLTGTGVAIVTPFHKNGSVDFKSLSRLVEHIIKGKCEYLVPLGTTGESVTLNMNEKKAVVDCVLETNANRLPVVLGLGGNNTQEILEKIRQSDFEGISAILSVSPYYNKPSQKGIVQHYKVIAEEAPVPVIIYNVPGRTGSNILAETTLEIAGSQSNIIGVKEASGNVEQIMSIIRQRSNGFLVISGDDGLTLPLLAAGADGVISVVANAYPKQTSEMVRNALKFEMKRAQQLHYDLLPLIPLLFAEGSPAGIKYVLKQLEITDDFVRLPLVGISKQLEQKISRCMEEI
- the ligA gene encoding NAD-dependent DNA ligase LigA, with the translated sequence MNKESAEKKIIELTAAINEHNFKYYVLAEPEISDRDFDMLLDELITLEKQFPDLQLSDSPTQRVGGTITKDFKTVKHKYPMLSLGNTYSEQDLREFHERIEKTLAGESLEYVCELKFDGVAIGLTYSKGKLVQALTRGDGVQGDDVTSNVKTIKSIPLTLRGNNYPENIEIRGEIILPLAIFKKINEERVDIGETPFANPRNSAAGTLKLQDSAEVARRKLDCFLYAVYGDQLPFSTHEESLQKAASWGFKISGDRRVCKSIEEVFQYITYWEAAREELPFDIDGVVLKVNSFRQQEELGFTAKSPRWAIAYKYKAQSVSTRLLSISYQVGRTGAITPVANLEPVLLAGTTVKRASVHNADQIEKLNLHYEDIVFVEKGGEIIPKITGVDISKRKEGAKPVRFIEECVECGTKLIRKDGEAQHYCPNESGCPPQIRGRIEHFTSRKAMNIEGLGSETIDLFVAKGLLKDVADIYSLTAQAIMKLDRFKEKSAGNIIDGINKSKAVPFGRVLFAIGIRFVGDTVAKKLALHFHNMDAIAHATSFQLMEAPEVGEKIAASILEYFADEKNRTIINRLKNAGLRFEISESEQTLKVSEILKGLTVVITGTFEKHSREDYKRIIEENAGKVGSGVTKKTSILLAGSDCGPSKLEKATELGVKILNEEAFMELIGMSGN
- a CDS encoding IS4 family transposase translates to MSEANQRRSAQFFEQLFHDLVKMYSRSSLPDSRRSNDIDSRLLLIDSTTFELFSDVMGGAGCFSKDGKRKGGVKAHVMLNPIHGIPDIVYLTPAKENDRVFLSKVIAEKGSILVFDRGYFNYRQWQKWTEQGVWWVTRMRSDSVYQVLEEFNVNEKQKKAGVLSDQKILLGRGTFKGTEVILARRVLFWDTEKQRHFEFVTNHERFSPSNIAGLYKKRWQIETTFKSIKQNYQLKYFLGDSENAIRIQIWCSLIADLLIKVVKKSVKKRIWSLSNLSSMIRMHLATYIDIWQFLTSPEKALRRNKDHQAKQILLFEDS
- a CDS encoding DUF4372 domain-containing protein, translated to MSKSTSFTGQPIFTQLLKLIPREMVSRLSSHYQTNRYVKSFSTYEHLVSMLFCVFQRCTSIREVVTGMQAWEHRLKHLGGQIIPQKEYPVRGQSTAICSIFRAVIP